A genomic stretch from Hydrogenimonas urashimensis includes:
- a CDS encoding PDC sensor domain-containing protein codes for MVIKEIQQYSEIRPKARAYLCYLLARNIPNKTPEVTLETIVTALKRIKKEVKEIDTLYVLDAKGRQLINNISRTQAFRKGEGENRADRAYYYRAVREKRCILTDPYPSRIEGILVVTAAYPVYNDKGQLQYVVCADIPLDKLLHMVHPSSGETVFGRFTRLNYAAFSLALFAVALILFINGVKSFFTAQFNVFNIDIKEMFEATILLTLALAIFDLVKAIFEEEVLGHHKRGEPDEIHKTMVRFLGSIIIALAIEALMLVFKFAIIDPEKLTYAVYLIGGVTLLLFGLSFYITSTRKER; via the coding sequence ATGGTCATCAAAGAGATTCAGCAGTATTCGGAAATACGGCCCAAGGCGCGGGCCTATCTCTGTTACCTGCTTGCGAGGAATATTCCGAACAAAACGCCGGAAGTAACGCTGGAGACGATTGTCACGGCTCTTAAAAGAATCAAAAAAGAGGTCAAGGAGATCGATACGCTGTATGTGCTCGATGCCAAAGGACGCCAGCTGATCAACAATATCAGCAGAACACAGGCATTCCGCAAAGGCGAGGGCGAGAACCGCGCCGATCGGGCCTACTACTACCGTGCCGTCAGGGAAAAACGGTGCATTCTGACCGATCCCTACCCCTCAAGAATCGAGGGCATACTCGTTGTCACGGCGGCCTATCCGGTCTATAACGACAAGGGTCAGCTTCAATATGTCGTCTGTGCCGACATCCCCCTGGACAAACTGCTCCACATGGTCCACCCCTCCTCGGGAGAGACGGTTTTCGGTCGCTTCACGCGCCTGAACTACGCCGCTTTTTCCCTGGCGTTGTTCGCTGTTGCCCTCATTCTCTTCATCAACGGTGTCAAAAGTTTTTTCACGGCCCAGTTCAATGTCTTCAATATCGATATCAAAGAGATGTTCGAGGCGACGATTCTTTTGACATTGGCTCTGGCCATTTTCGATCTGGTCAAGGCGATCTTCGAGGAGGAGGTGCTGGGGCATCACAAAAGAGGGGAGCCTGACGAAATACATAAAACGATGGTCCGCTTTCTTGGCTCCATCATCATTGCGCTGGCGATCGAAGCGTTGATGCTTGTCTTCAAATTTGCTATAATCGACCCCGAAAAACTGACCTATGCCGTCTATCTGATCGGCGGTGTTACACTGCTGCTTTTCGGCCTGTCGTTTTACATCACAAGTACCAGAAAAGAGCGTTAG
- a CDS encoding type II secretion system protein N → MKRRFDKLLPAAVWLGIFLFGAKLGALVAEMFLPPLPQLECQSALSHPKERYPFAEAFGLKSSSARPKPSSRPAPKVSLRGYQLTMTAIGEPSMAIIVHQRKSRLLTVGETIDGFRLTEVYTDRVKLVKNGQSYWLTMKKSKSSIRTRPRPSVRGSRPSAYTEQIRHEGDTYYVPRELLEEMHDIKKIFKYISLKPIYRNNKMVGFGIAKVKKGSVFDKMGLRKRDIIEKIDGSPLTSETEAFKYFNKINELSSLSLTIKRGSEHKELHYEIF, encoded by the coding sequence ATGAAACGGCGTTTTGACAAACTTCTGCCGGCAGCGGTATGGCTGGGCATTTTTTTGTTCGGTGCCAAACTGGGTGCGCTGGTGGCGGAGATGTTTCTGCCACCGCTTCCGCAGCTTGAATGCCAAAGCGCCCTTTCGCATCCGAAGGAGCGCTACCCTTTCGCCGAAGCCTTTGGGCTCAAGAGCTCATCCGCCCGCCCAAAACCCTCTTCCCGTCCTGCGCCGAAAGTCTCTTTGAGGGGGTATCAGCTGACGATGACGGCGATCGGCGAACCGAGCATGGCCATCATTGTCCACCAGCGAAAAAGCAGGCTGCTCACCGTCGGAGAGACGATCGACGGCTTCAGACTCACGGAAGTCTATACCGACCGGGTCAAACTCGTCAAAAACGGCCAGAGTTACTGGCTGACGATGAAAAAATCGAAATCGTCCATTCGCACGAGACCCCGCCCCTCCGTCCGCGGGAGCAGACCCTCCGCCTACACGGAACAGATCCGGCACGAGGGCGACACCTATTATGTCCCCCGCGAGCTGCTCGAAGAGATGCACGACATCAAAAAAATCTTCAAATATATCTCGCTCAAGCCGATTTACAGGAACAACAAGATGGTCGGTTTCGGTATCGCGAAAGTGAAAAAAGGCTCCGTTTTTGATAAAATGGGTCTACGTAAACGTGATATCATCGAAAAGATTGACGGCAGCCCGCTGACCAGTGAGACGGAAGCGTTCAAATATTTCAACAAAATCAATGAATTGAGTTCACTCTCTTTGACGATCAAACGGGGAAGCGAGCACAAGGAGCTGCATTATGAGATTTTTTAA
- a CDS encoding secretin N-terminal domain-containing protein, with protein sequence MRFFKYVLLMLLLMPAVASAEKITINFNNTPIKDVIRFVAKETHNNILMSDKISGTVNFVSEEPIEKDELIPLLTQILQNRGYTLINGNNGYLMVTRAANAKKLASPYENAEAGMVTKIIRVHYVKASDAVQKLRYLSSQFASVTFDNKKNVIIMTDYPKHIKNFEKTLRKIDQPMKKEIRFVSLDNADATSAIKELNTIFKALSTTFRFPVTLSADAKSNKIVVIADAHDIAKATQIVRRFDSQNRAKEVMSDVIFLNNAEAAATVKILTGLMKSFDKETQAHVSVQAKEDINAIAITGTPQAVKLITKVIKKLDIEQQQVYVKAHIYEISQRKMESLGIKWGAVAGGITGNVLLTGQLQMGGSVFTLPDILRGALNLDEIDANVAVGAIIDLMKQNGAVNVISEPNILCINNKKSSVYIGKTISILTSQSTGDQTTSTTRNTYSREDIGLTLEVKPQIASDNKVLMEVKTKLEDIDQSSTKVADRPTTFKREVQTVAIVRDGENVIIGGLLKDYYSKGVTKVPLLGDLPIIGSIFTSKNDIKDQINVIIVLTPYIVKDSQSLAEIQMKIAKTEELKADLAKVLEKRLKERKATFERDENESVPTDVFDR encoded by the coding sequence ATGAGATTTTTTAAATATGTTTTATTGATGTTACTTTTGATGCCGGCTGTCGCATCGGCCGAGAAAATCACGATCAATTTCAACAACACCCCCATCAAGGATGTCATACGCTTCGTCGCGAAAGAGACCCACAACAACATTTTGATGAGCGACAAAATCAGCGGTACCGTCAATTTCGTCTCGGAAGAGCCCATCGAGAAGGATGAGCTCATCCCTCTGTTGACCCAGATTCTGCAAAACCGGGGATACACGCTGATCAACGGCAACAACGGCTATTTGATGGTAACTCGCGCGGCCAACGCGAAAAAGCTGGCCAGCCCCTACGAAAACGCGGAAGCGGGCATGGTCACGAAAATCATACGGGTCCACTACGTCAAAGCGAGCGACGCGGTCCAGAAGCTCCGGTATCTCAGCAGCCAGTTCGCCTCGGTCACTTTCGACAACAAGAAAAATGTCATCATCATGACCGATTATCCCAAACACATAAAAAATTTCGAAAAGACGCTTCGCAAAATCGATCAGCCGATGAAGAAGGAGATACGTTTCGTCTCGCTGGACAACGCCGACGCGACATCGGCCATCAAGGAACTCAATACCATTTTCAAGGCGCTGAGTACCACATTCCGATTCCCCGTGACACTGAGCGCCGATGCCAAGAGCAACAAAATCGTCGTTATCGCCGATGCCCACGACATTGCGAAAGCGACTCAGATTGTCAGGCGTTTCGACAGCCAGAACAGAGCCAAAGAGGTGATGAGCGACGTCATTTTCCTCAACAATGCCGAAGCGGCCGCGACGGTCAAGATTCTGACGGGTCTGATGAAAAGTTTCGACAAGGAGACCCAGGCCCACGTATCGGTCCAGGCCAAGGAAGATATCAACGCCATCGCCATCACCGGCACACCCCAGGCCGTTAAACTCATCACCAAGGTCATCAAGAAGCTCGACATCGAGCAGCAGCAGGTCTACGTCAAGGCCCATATCTACGAAATAAGCCAGCGTAAAATGGAAAGTCTGGGAATCAAGTGGGGTGCCGTCGCCGGAGGCATCACCGGAAACGTCCTGCTGACGGGACAGCTTCAGATGGGCGGCAGCGTTTTCACCCTTCCCGATATTCTTCGCGGCGCCCTGAATCTTGATGAAATCGATGCCAATGTCGCGGTCGGCGCCATCATCGACCTGATGAAGCAAAACGGTGCCGTCAACGTGATCAGCGAACCCAACATCCTCTGCATCAACAACAAAAAATCATCCGTCTACATCGGTAAGACCATCTCGATTCTCACCAGCCAGTCGACGGGAGACCAGACCACATCGACCACCCGAAACACCTACTCCCGGGAAGATATCGGTCTGACACTCGAGGTAAAACCGCAGATCGCCAGCGACAACAAAGTCCTGATGGAAGTGAAAACAAAACTCGAGGACATCGACCAGTCGAGCACCAAAGTCGCCGACCGGCCCACCACCTTCAAGCGGGAAGTCCAGACCGTCGCGATCGTCAGAGACGGTGAAAACGTCATCATCGGCGGCCTTTTGAAAGACTATTACTCCAAAGGAGTGACGAAAGTGCCCCTATTGGGGGACCTGCCGATCATCGGATCGATCTTCACATCGAAAAATGATATCAAGGACCAGATCAACGTCATCATTGTTCTGACACCCTATATCGTCAAAGACAGCCAGTCGCTGGCCGAAATCCAGATGAAAATCGCCAAAACCGAAGAGCTCAAAGCCGACCTGGCCAAAGTCCTCGAGAAGCGGCTCAAAGAGCGCAAAGCCACGTTCGAGCGCGATGAAAACGAAAGTGTTCCGACCGATGTTTTCGACCGTTAA
- a CDS encoding GspE/PulE family protein encodes MFSTVKNLDLPAFSEIPNLDFYLKNGLLFGIYEEKPHACIRENPDANMLNALSHLGGKYPLLVLDEESYDKLKNRFLEARSEEGIGEVEGFETPEEIENFLQNEDLLNSENSAPIIRYVNSLFVQAVKRRATDIHIETFEKEGDVRFRIDGVLNKIATLKRGAIESIINRIKVISNLDISETRIPQDGRTKVTIAGSGVDVRVSILPTYYGEKVVMRLLMKGESIPSLHNLGFSVEIYNKLKSLLKHSYGMILITGPTGSGKSTTLHSFLKEIDHEHFNIVTIENPVEYNAPGVNQIQVNEKVNLTFSEALRSILRQDPDVIMVGEMRDKETAKIATQAAMTGHLLLSTLHTNSAVAAIPRLFDMGIDPFLVRSTLIGILAQRLVRKLCPYCKVAYAPSEDDIEYFYLESDTKVYGPKGCKKCGFTGYRGRRAIGEIILVDDAFGAKIKYGADEQTLRNYLIEETDFRPMFEELRSMVISGETSISEAIRIGVKGV; translated from the coding sequence ATGTTTTCGACCGTTAAAAATCTCGATCTGCCGGCATTTTCGGAGATACCCAACCTCGATTTCTATCTGAAAAACGGCCTGCTATTTGGCATCTACGAAGAGAAACCCCATGCCTGCATTCGTGAAAACCCCGACGCCAACATGCTCAACGCCCTCTCCCACCTGGGCGGAAAATATCCCCTGCTGGTACTCGATGAAGAGAGTTACGACAAACTGAAAAACAGATTCCTGGAGGCGCGAAGCGAAGAGGGTATCGGAGAGGTCGAAGGGTTCGAAACGCCGGAGGAAATCGAAAATTTCCTGCAGAACGAGGATCTGCTCAACAGTGAAAACTCCGCGCCGATCATCCGCTACGTCAACTCCCTGTTCGTCCAGGCGGTCAAAAGACGCGCGACCGATATTCACATCGAAACTTTCGAAAAGGAGGGGGATGTCCGCTTCCGTATCGACGGCGTGCTCAACAAGATCGCGACACTGAAAAGAGGGGCGATCGAATCGATCATCAACCGCATCAAGGTCATCTCAAATCTCGACATTTCCGAAACACGCATCCCCCAGGACGGCCGAACGAAGGTCACCATCGCCGGCTCGGGTGTGGATGTGAGGGTTTCGATTCTGCCGACCTACTACGGCGAGAAGGTGGTCATGCGACTTCTGATGAAGGGCGAATCGATCCCGTCGCTGCACAATCTCGGCTTCTCTGTTGAAATCTACAACAAACTCAAGTCACTGCTCAAACACAGTTACGGCATGATTTTGATCACCGGTCCCACCGGAAGCGGCAAATCGACGACGCTCCACTCCTTTCTCAAAGAGATCGATCACGAGCACTTCAATATCGTCACGATCGAGAACCCGGTGGAATACAATGCGCCGGGCGTCAACCAGATCCAGGTCAACGAAAAGGTCAATCTCACCTTCTCCGAAGCGCTGCGGTCCATACTTCGGCAGGATCCCGATGTCATCATGGTCGGGGAGATGCGGGACAAGGAGACGGCGAAAATCGCCACCCAGGCGGCGATGACGGGCCATCTGCTTCTTTCGACACTCCATACCAACAGCGCCGTGGCGGCAATTCCCCGGCTTTTCGACATGGGCATCGACCCCTTTCTCGTCCGATCCACGCTCATCGGGATTCTGGCCCAGCGGCTGGTGCGCAAACTCTGCCCCTACTGCAAGGTCGCCTATGCACCGAGCGAAGACGACATCGAGTATTTCTATCTCGAAAGCGACACGAAGGTCTACGGCCCAAAAGGGTGTAAAAAATGCGGCTTCACCGGGTATCGCGGACGACGGGCGATCGGCGAGATCATCCTCGTCGACGATGCATTCGGCGCAAAGATAAAGTACGGCGCCGACGAGCAGACCCTTCGGAACTATCTGATCGAAGAGACCGATTTCAGACCGATGTTCGAAGAGCTCAGAAGCATGGTCATCAGCGGTGAAACGAGTATTTCGGAAGCCATCCGCATCGGAGTCAAAGGGGTATGA
- a CDS encoding type II secretion system F family protein, which yields MTFTYKGYDKAGKRIRGTLSATSLEAAKEQLKHRGFLIESIKQKTQLFVRPIPPALIAALGRNLSLYLKAGISLNQGLHLIADNYPKKSKQHLFLQEVARYIESGGSFSDALAAQSIYTVPSYFLHTIKVAQKSGNLEMVLLELSDYVQEQERIKRDVTKAFIYPSFILLIAIAMINFMLTTIIPKIVDMFESTKSELPTSTKITLALSHFFQTYSWLLLIVTVIAIAALALTWKRNEKFGYAMDRFVLKIPLFGEMIVFMELGRFGRVMALLLQSGVPFAQALNFAAQTIGNRYLRKLFAKIAEQIVEGKSFTQAVRENVKSQEIPNDFVNAVALGEKSSHLAFSLKSLSELYAQQNRDRIEVLLALLEPVLMLTIGGIIGFLVISMLLPIFSISLQ from the coding sequence ATGACGTTCACCTACAAGGGGTATGACAAAGCAGGCAAACGTATCCGGGGGACACTGAGCGCCACCTCCCTCGAAGCAGCGAAAGAGCAGCTGAAACATCGCGGATTCCTGATCGAGTCGATCAAACAAAAAACGCAGCTCTTCGTCCGTCCGATTCCTCCCGCTCTCATCGCCGCGTTGGGTCGCAACCTCAGCCTCTACCTCAAAGCCGGCATCTCCCTCAACCAGGGCCTGCACCTCATCGCAGACAACTATCCGAAAAAGAGCAAACAGCATCTCTTTCTACAGGAGGTCGCCCGGTATATCGAAAGCGGAGGCTCTTTTTCCGACGCCCTTGCGGCCCAGAGCATCTACACCGTGCCCTCCTACTTTCTCCATACCATCAAAGTGGCCCAAAAGAGCGGAAACCTCGAAATGGTTCTGCTCGAACTCTCCGACTATGTCCAGGAGCAGGAGCGCATCAAACGGGACGTCACCAAAGCGTTCATCTACCCCTCTTTCATCTTGCTCATCGCCATCGCGATGATCAATTTCATGCTCACGACCATCATTCCGAAAATCGTCGACATGTTCGAATCGACAAAAAGCGAACTGCCCACATCCACCAAAATCACACTCGCCCTCTCGCACTTTTTCCAGACCTATTCGTGGCTGCTGCTGATCGTAACGGTCATCGCAATCGCGGCATTGGCACTCACCTGGAAACGGAACGAAAAATTCGGTTATGCGATGGACCGCTTCGTCTTGAAAATCCCGCTTTTCGGTGAGATGATCGTCTTCATGGAGCTGGGTCGCTTCGGAAGGGTCATGGCCCTGCTGCTGCAAAGCGGTGTCCCTTTCGCCCAGGCACTCAATTTTGCGGCTCAGACCATCGGCAACCGCTACCTGCGGAAACTTTTCGCCAAAATCGCCGAACAGATCGTGGAGGGCAAAAGCTTCACCCAGGCCGTGCGCGAAAACGTCAAATCCCAAGAAATCCCCAACGACTTCGTCAACGCCGTCGCTCTCGGGGAAAAAAGTTCGCACCTCGCCTTCTCGCTCAAGAGCCTCTCCGAGCTATACGCCCAGCAGAACCGCGACAGAATCGAAGTGCTGCTCGCCCTGCTTGAGCCGGTGCTGATGCTCACCATCGGCGGGATCATCGGCTTTTTGGTCATCTCGATGCTGCTGCCGATTTTCTCGATCAGCCTGCAATGA
- the gspG gene encoding type II secretion system major pseudopilin GspG: MKSTRNPLTSNRTKKRKAFSLLELMIVIIILGLLSALVLPNLLGKAESAKRKLVCIQMKQIQEALKSFKFDNGMYPTTEEGLEALLKNPDPEKYTNYAPTGYLESKALPRDPWKHPYVYISDGTSVNIISLGADGREGGEGDAKDITLQECERQ, translated from the coding sequence ATGAAATCTACCCGCAACCCGTTAACTTCCAACCGAACGAAAAAGCGCAAGGCTTTTTCGCTGTTGGAGCTGATGATCGTTATCATCATTCTGGGGCTTTTGAGCGCACTGGTGCTGCCGAACCTCCTGGGAAAGGCCGAAAGCGCCAAACGGAAACTGGTCTGCATCCAGATGAAACAGATCCAGGAGGCTCTCAAATCTTTCAAGTTCGACAACGGCATGTACCCCACCACCGAAGAGGGGCTCGAAGCGCTCCTTAAAAACCCCGATCCGGAAAAGTACACCAATTACGCCCCCACGGGTTATCTGGAGAGCAAAGCGCTGCCTCGCGACCCGTGGAAACATCCTTACGTCTACATCAGTGACGGAACCTCCGTCAACATCATCAGTCTGGGAGCCGACGGCAGAGAGGGGGGCGAAGGCGACGCCAAAGACATCACCCTGCAGGAGTGCGAACGGCAATAA
- a CDS encoding prepilin-type N-terminal cleavage/methylation domain-containing protein, whose translation MINAKPVGRSIIKALKPPAENYRAQGGAFTLIELLIVLLLMGIVYAIAFNNVIPKTSKKATASLSLRTIDGYFKSLSAYRTMDLVLYGTENGTCYLTGNGKILETLNLPRVGEGYRLNPDETLQSIDYPHLKIGTTEFAPVFSIRCRKDGMLDPQIIRVNEKWLYIHPFEPPKLFDNAVEMVSYIRQSDYLPDRAGYAQ comes from the coding sequence ATGATTAACGCGAAACCGGTTGGAAGATCCATCATCAAAGCGCTCAAGCCGCCCGCTGAGAACTACAGAGCGCAAGGCGGTGCTTTTACTTTGATCGAACTTCTCATCGTCTTGCTGCTTATGGGCATCGTGTATGCGATCGCGTTCAACAATGTCATTCCGAAAACATCGAAAAAGGCAACGGCGAGCCTTTCGCTGCGGACGATCGACGGCTATTTCAAGAGTCTCTCCGCCTACCGCACGATGGATCTCGTTCTCTATGGCACAGAAAACGGAACGTGTTACCTTACAGGCAACGGGAAAATTCTTGAAACACTGAATCTTCCCCGCGTCGGCGAAGGGTACAGACTCAACCCGGACGAAACGCTTCAAAGCATCGACTATCCCCACCTGAAAATCGGAACGACGGAATTTGCGCCCGTCTTCTCCATCCGTTGTCGAAAAGACGGTATGCTGGATCCGCAGATCATCCGTGTAAACGAGAAATGGCTCTATATCCATCCTTTCGAACCACCGAAACTCTTCGACAATGCCGTTGAGATGGTCTCCTACATCCGCCAAAGCGATTATCTTCCGGACAGGGCCGGCTATGCACAGTAA
- a CDS encoding type IV pilus modification PilV family protein has product MHSNQNLKSEIGKHPPFTARYCRGFTLLEVLLSILILFTMGLALLKFDGWIKEDLYRYRQKAVLLYQTTPLLYASIQRIRRKNVSVFDTARFTKLRDDELFWLRSLKGRVTVGKEEKKTLFQSGELDLTYRYYPLRLEQGETSVSFIRIKP; this is encoded by the coding sequence ATGCACAGTAACCAAAATCTAAAATCGGAAATCGGAAAACACCCGCCGTTCACCGCTCGCTATTGCCGGGGCTTCACCCTTCTTGAAGTTCTGCTGAGCATTCTCATTCTTTTCACGATGGGACTGGCACTTTTGAAATTCGACGGATGGATCAAAGAGGATCTTTACCGATACCGCCAAAAAGCCGTACTTCTCTACCAGACGACACCGCTGCTATACGCGAGTATCCAGCGCATCCGTCGCAAGAATGTCTCCGTCTTCGACACGGCACGCTTCACCAAACTCAGAGATGACGAACTCTTCTGGCTCAGAAGTCTCAAAGGGAGAGTCACGGTAGGCAAAGAGGAGAAAAAAACCCTTTTTCAAAGCGGCGAGCTCGATCTGACCTACCGCTACTATCCGCTGCGTCTTGAACAGGGCGAAACGAGCGTCAGCTTCATCAGGATCAAACCGTAA
- a CDS encoding PulJ/GspJ family protein, with the protein MPIQREETGFRKSENSSFSPIFNFQLSTINSTTRAFTLIEMLISILLTAIVFTYLYATLESVRGDHARYTKSVGSVTTSQKIYTLLMQDITQMRSAVEIIHEAGYDRIAFKTDHSVYGMARPWVHYYISRNEEALIRIEATAPIDFFRTNYVGDSNGTYFFADRLAAGCSSLRFTLSGPRINLLLRCKDITPIVAVFYKGDQ; encoded by the coding sequence ATGCCCATTCAAAGAGAAGAAACCGGGTTTCGGAAATCGGAAAATTCTTCCTTCTCCCCAATTTTCAATTTTCAATTATCAACTATCAATTCGACCACGCGCGCCTTCACCCTCATCGAAATGCTTATCTCCATCCTGCTGACCGCCATCGTCTTCACCTATCTCTATGCCACGCTTGAGAGTGTCAGGGGAGATCACGCACGTTACACGAAATCGGTCGGGAGCGTAACGACCAGCCAGAAGATCTACACGCTGCTGATGCAGGATATTACGCAGATGCGAAGTGCCGTGGAGATCATTCACGAGGCGGGGTATGACCGCATCGCATTCAAAACGGACCACTCCGTCTACGGAATGGCCCGCCCCTGGGTCCATTACTACATAAGCCGCAACGAAGAGGCGCTCATCCGTATTGAGGCGACCGCTCCGATCGACTTCTTCCGTACCAACTATGTCGGGGACAGCAACGGCACCTACTTTTTCGCCGACAGACTCGCTGCCGGATGCAGCTCCCTGCGCTTCACACTCAGCGGCCCGCGCATCAATCTGCTTCTTAGATGCAAAGATATCACCCCGATTGTCGCGGTCTTCTACAAGGGGGACCAGTGA
- the waaC gene encoding lipopolysaccharide heptosyltransferase I translates to MRVAIVRLTAMGDVIHTLASLQFVKEKSADIELTWFVEEKFAPILFNNPDIDHVVPLNLHSLKEKLSFDVIGDIYKKIKRAGPFDLVIDVQGLIKSAIVAKIAGQKTAGLDRNSAKEGIASFFYRHRYRVDCANIAPVRFASLIAQALGMEITREMLLKKKPYLFFDKGRIDTDIDTLFSKKSRNVLVVTAASNASKTYPAERFVELIEELRDHNVLLIAGSAAERREAEEIARNSHATLLPAMDLNTLKYAVGRCDLLIGGDTGPSHIAWAMNKPSILLFGATPKTMMMETPVNVAITSGMRVHPCRFDKGDRSIATIPPEKVAETAQRLLA, encoded by the coding sequence ATGCGCGTTGCAATTGTCCGTCTGACCGCGATGGGGGATGTGATTCACACATTGGCGAGTCTGCAGTTTGTCAAAGAAAAAAGTGCCGATATCGAATTGACATGGTTCGTGGAAGAGAAATTCGCCCCGATTCTTTTCAACAATCCCGACATCGACCATGTCGTGCCTTTGAATCTTCACAGCCTCAAAGAGAAGCTCTCTTTCGACGTGATTGGCGATATCTACAAAAAAATAAAAAGAGCGGGGCCTTTCGACCTCGTCATCGATGTACAAGGTCTCATCAAATCGGCCATCGTCGCAAAGATAGCGGGCCAAAAAACCGCAGGGCTCGACAGGAACTCCGCCAAAGAGGGTATTGCCTCATTCTTTTATCGCCATCGCTATCGTGTGGACTGCGCCAACATCGCGCCGGTGCGCTTCGCCTCGCTCATCGCACAGGCACTCGGCATGGAGATAACGAGGGAGATGCTTTTGAAAAAAAAGCCCTATCTTTTTTTCGACAAAGGGCGCATCGATACCGATATCGACACTCTGTTTTCAAAAAAAAGCAGAAACGTTCTTGTCGTCACCGCCGCCAGTAACGCCAGCAAAACCTATCCCGCAGAGAGGTTCGTCGAACTCATCGAAGAGCTTCGGGACCACAACGTTCTTCTGATAGCCGGAAGCGCTGCGGAGCGCAGAGAGGCCGAAGAGATCGCCCGAAATTCCCACGCCACACTCCTGCCGGCCATGGACCTCAACACCCTCAAATACGCCGTCGGACGATGCGATCTGCTCATCGGCGGGGACACGGGCCCAAGCCATATAGCGTGGGCCATGAACAAACCGTCGATACTTCTCTTCGGTGCCACACCCAAAACGATGATGATGGAAACCCCCGTCAACGTCGCCATCACCTCAGGTATGAGGGTCCACCCCTGCCGTTTCGACAAAGGCGACCGTTCCATCGCGACCATTCCTCCCGAAAAAGTGGCCGAAACGGCCCAAAGGCTGCTGGCGTGA
- a CDS encoding lipid A biosynthesis lauroyl acyltransferase → MKDFAYVTLYRLFRLFVLYTPKSVRFPVVRSMARFAYILDRRHRRIAYVNLDIAFDDTLPAEEKKRIVKRTYENLLFLIHDFVLNQSIGKTDLLEKVKIVDRHYIDEAASRDKPLIFITAHYGNWEIAPLVSAALYGPITIVGRPLDSRKMNEILKRGRERFDVELVEKRGAMRRLITALRNGRNVGLLVDQNTTRDEGIEVQFFGKTVRHTPAAALLARRLDLAVVPIFVRSDDHEHYTIKVYPPIEPVKTENAEEDIKRHVQAQADVTERAIREKPDEWFWLHKRWRSHYNTLYEKGPAR, encoded by the coding sequence GTGAAAGATTTCGCTTACGTCACTTTGTACCGTCTTTTTCGGCTTTTTGTTCTCTATACGCCAAAATCCGTCCGTTTCCCTGTCGTTCGGTCGATGGCACGGTTCGCCTACATCCTCGACCGTCGCCACAGACGCATCGCTTATGTCAATCTCGACATCGCCTTTGACGACACCCTTCCCGCTGAGGAAAAAAAGCGTATCGTCAAACGCACCTACGAAAACCTGCTTTTTCTTATCCATGATTTTGTGCTAAATCAGTCGATCGGAAAAACCGATCTGCTCGAAAAAGTGAAGATCGTCGACCGACACTATATCGATGAAGCCGCTTCCCGAGACAAGCCTCTTATTTTCATAACCGCCCACTATGGCAACTGGGAAATCGCCCCTCTTGTGAGTGCCGCGCTTTACGGACCCATCACCATCGTGGGACGTCCCCTCGATTCGAGAAAAATGAACGAGATTCTCAAAAGAGGCAGGGAGCGGTTTGATGTGGAGCTTGTGGAAAAAAGAGGGGCCATGCGCCGGTTGATCACGGCGCTTAGAAATGGAAGAAACGTGGGGTTGTTGGTCGATCAGAACACCACCCGGGACGAGGGGATCGAAGTGCAGTTTTTCGGAAAAACGGTGCGCCACACGCCCGCCGCCGCCCTGTTGGCCAGGCGGCTGGATCTGGCGGTCGTGCCCATTTTCGTCCGTTCCGACGATCACGAACACTACACGATCAAAGTCTACCCGCCCATCGAACCGGTCAAAACCGAGAATGCGGAAGAGGATATCAAACGCCATGTCCAGGCGCAGGCCGATGTGACGGAACGGGCCATTCGCGAAAAGCCCGACGAGTGGTTCTGGCTGCACAAACGGTGGCGGAGCCATTACAACACCCTCTATGAGAAAGGGCCTGCCCGATGA